One genomic region from Drosophila subpulchrella strain 33 F10 #4 breed RU33 chromosome 2R, RU_Dsub_v1.1 Primary Assembly, whole genome shotgun sequence encodes:
- the LOC119549701 gene encoding trifunctional enzyme subunit beta, mitochondrial — MSLQNVCRKGNAFNLLNVSRKVQCRTLSAAVANPQPKQRNGQNIVLVDGVRTPFLTSGTSYSKLMPHELARHSLLSLLQKNRLDKELIDYIVYGSVIQEVKTSNIAREAALAAGFSNKTPAHTVTMACISSNAAITTGMGLIATNTYDVIVAGGVEFMSDVPIRHSRKMRSLLLRANKAKTLGQRLSLLATFRPDFLAPELPAVAEFSSGETMGHSADRLASAFNVSRSEQDEYALRSHTLAKEAQEKGYFTDLVPFKVSGVDQIVDKDNGIRVSSPESLAKLRPAFVKPYGTVTAANASFLTDGASACLIMTEEKAKQLGLKPKAYLRDFLYVSQDPVNQLLLGPAYGIPKLLKKSGLSLKDIDSWEIHEAFAGQIVANLKALDSDWFCKTYLGLNEKVGSPDLSKWNNWGGSLSIGHPFAATGVRLCMHTANRLVREDGKLGVVAACAAGGQGVAMLIERYPGATAD; from the exons TTCAATGTCGCACTTTATCGGCCGCTGTGGCGAATCCCCAACCCAAACAGAGAAACGGACAGAATATAGTCTTGGTCGATGGAGTTCGTACACCTTTCCTGACCTCAGGAACCTCCTACTCCAAGTTGATGCCCCATGAACTGGCCAGGCACTCGCTTTT GTCGTTGCTGCAAAAGAACCGCTTGGACAAGGAGCTCATCGACTATATTGTCTATGGCAGCGTTATCCAGGAGGTCAAGACCTCCAACATTGCCAGGGAGGCAGCCTTGGCGGCTGGTTTCAGCAACAAGACACCCGCCCACACCGTCACCATGGCGTGCATCAGTTCCAATGCG GCCATCACCACGGGAATGGGTCTCATTGCCACCAATACTTACGATGTGATCGTGGCCGGCGGCGTGGAGTTCATGTCGGATGTGCCCATCCGTCACTCGCGCAAGATGCGCTCCTTGCTCTTGAGAGCCAACAAGGCTAAGACCCTGGGTCAGCGATTGTCCCTGCTTGCCACATTCAGACCTGATTTTCTGGCCCCCGAACTGCCCGCCGTTGCGGAGTTCTCCTCCGGTGAGACCATGGGTCACTCGGCGGATCGCCTGGCCTCCGCATTTAACGTTTCCCGCAGCGAACAGGATGAGTATGCCCTGCGCTCCCACACACTGGCCAAGGAGGCTCAAGAGAAGGGATACTTCACCGACCTGGTGCCGTTCAAGGTCTCTGGCGTGGACCAGATTGTGGACAAGGACAACGGCATCCGTGTGTCTAGCCCCGAGAGCCTGGCCAAGCTGAGACCCGCCTTTGTGAAGCCCTACGGCACTGTGACTGCAGCTAACGCCTCCTTCTTAACGGACGGCGCCTCCGCTTGTCTGATCATGACAGAGGAGAAAGCAAAGCAGTTGGGTCTGAAACCCAAGGCATATCTGCGCGACTTCCTGTACGTGTCCCAGGATCCCGTCAACCAGCTGTTGCTGGGACCTGCCTACGGAATTCCCAAGCTACTTAAGAAGTCTGGTCTCAGCCTGAAGGATATCGACTCGTGGGAGATCCACGAGGCATTCGCTGGACAGATCGTCGCCAATCTGAAGGCCTTGGACTCCGACTGGTTCTGCAAGACATACTTGGGCCTGAACGAGAAGGTCGGCAGCCCCGATCTGTCCAAGTGGAACAACTGGGGCGGCTCTCTGTCCATTGGCCACCCCTTCGCGGCCACCGGCGTCCGCCTCTGCATGCACACGGCCAACCGCCTGGTTCGCGAGGACGGCAAACTGGGAGTGGTCGCCGCCTGTGCAGCTGGAGGGCAGGGCGTGGCCATGCTCATCGAGCGCTATCCGGGCGCCACAGCCGACTGA
- the LOC119549702 gene encoding NADH dehydrogenase [ubiquinone] 1 alpha subcomplex assembly factor 3: MIARTLRAVGRQGRHLMLPSSTVCRPFHAFPANFSKAYDHDGKTKVTIFNTETDLGLMVTGYSQYGFRLNNDMVLIGPISVFPRSVLSWNVNSFEDINEESLSLFPTLEPKIDVLIIGIGDQAPPPALSKRIIEFMKKYKINVEVLRTEQACATFNFLNAENRMVACALIPPLHLTYNENDILQAKLRKKELYETE; the protein is encoded by the exons atgattgcgagGACCCTGAGGGCCGTGGGTCGGCAAGGTCGCCACCTGATGCTGCCGAGCAGCACCGTGTGCCGCCCATTTCACGCCTTTCCGGCAAACTTCAGCAAGGCCTACGACCACGATGGGAAAACAAAAGTCACTATTTTCAACACCGAGACGGATCTGGGACTCATGGTCACCGGGTACAGCCAGTACGGATTCAGGCTCAACAACGACATGGTCCTCATAGGACCCATATCCGTTTTTCCCAG ATCGGTTCTGTCCTGGAACGTAAACAGCTTCGAGGACATCAACGAGGAGAGTCTCAGTCTCTTTCCCACCCTGGAACCAAAAATCGACGTCCTTATCATAGGCATTGGCGACCAAGCACCGCCGCCAGCTCTTTCCAAAAGGATCATAGAATTCATGAAGAAGTACAAGATAAACGTTGAGGTCCTTCGCACAGAGCAG GCCTGTGCCACCTTTAACTTCCTGAATGCCGAGAACCGAATGGTGGCATGCGCCCTGATACCTCCCTTGCACCTCACCTACAACGAGAACGACATTCTGCAGGCGAAACTGCGGAAGAAGGAGCTCTACGAGACCGAATAG